The following are from one region of the Paenalkalicoccus suaedae genome:
- a CDS encoding phosphotransferase family protein: MEHFMGEGWQLRPAGGATGEAYVAEQGQQKIFIKRNSSPFLAVLSAEGIVPKLLWTKRLESGDVITAQQWVNGRELKALEMRESRVAKLLAKIHQSGELLDMFKRMGNNPLEPRMILDAVVQKTASLHFRDSKMDAALAFLQAELPRVTTGEYVVCHADVHHNNWIEDDKGSLFLIDWDGAEVADPALDLAPLLYDYIPKEEWDSFLASYGHRLTDSLRERITWYRVVQCADHVLWCHQKQDKEGAFKWLQVLGDLVKKKDESSI; this comes from the coding sequence GTGGAACATTTCATGGGAGAAGGCTGGCAGCTTCGTCCTGCCGGTGGTGCGACTGGAGAGGCGTATGTTGCTGAACAGGGACAACAAAAAATATTTATAAAGCGCAACTCTTCACCTTTCTTAGCGGTTCTCTCAGCGGAAGGAATTGTTCCGAAGCTACTCTGGACAAAGCGGTTAGAAAGTGGAGATGTCATCACAGCTCAGCAGTGGGTAAATGGACGCGAGCTAAAGGCTTTGGAAATGAGAGAGAGTAGAGTGGCGAAGCTATTAGCGAAAATCCATCAATCAGGAGAGCTATTGGACATGTTTAAGCGGATGGGTAATAACCCATTAGAGCCGCGTATGATTTTGGACGCTGTAGTACAAAAGACAGCATCGTTACATTTTCGTGACTCAAAAATGGATGCTGCGTTAGCGTTTTTACAAGCAGAGCTTCCGAGAGTGACAACAGGAGAATATGTTGTTTGTCATGCAGATGTACATCATAATAACTGGATTGAAGATGATAAAGGTAGTCTCTTCCTTATTGATTGGGATGGTGCAGAAGTAGCTGACCCTGCTCTAGATTTAGCACCATTATTGTATGATTATATTCCGAAGGAAGAATGGGACTCCTTCTTAGCATCCTATGGTCATAGACTTACTGATAGCTTACGAGAGCGAATTACATGGTATAGAGTTGTGCAGTGTGCAGATCACGTGCTTTGGTGTCATCAAAAGCAAGATAAGGAAGGCGCCTTTAAGTGGCTTCAGGTGCTAGGAGATTTAGTGAAAAAGAAAGATGAATCATCGATTTAA